One genomic window of Polyangium aurulentum includes the following:
- a CDS encoding TIGR00730 family Rossman fold protein produces the protein MVSFRRIAVYCGSSGGVGPHYLEAARGVGAFLASRNIDVVYGGGRVGMMGAVADAALAAGGKVYGVIPERLKTREIAHEGLTELFVVDSMHARKMMMASLADAFIGLPGGWGTFEEVFEVVTWSQLNYHKKPVGLLNVKGYFDHLVSFLDHAATEGFIRPIHRPLLASANDMETLLDRLSKLQIPDIGRWIERP, from the coding sequence ATGGTGAGCTTCAGGCGAATCGCAGTCTACTGCGGGTCGAGCGGCGGCGTCGGTCCCCATTACCTCGAGGCTGCGCGCGGCGTGGGCGCGTTCCTCGCCTCGCGCAACATCGACGTGGTCTACGGCGGCGGGCGCGTGGGAATGATGGGCGCGGTCGCCGACGCCGCGCTCGCGGCCGGCGGCAAGGTCTACGGCGTGATCCCCGAACGGCTGAAGACGCGCGAGATTGCGCACGAGGGGCTCACCGAGCTGTTCGTGGTCGACAGCATGCACGCGCGCAAGATGATGATGGCGTCGCTCGCCGACGCCTTCATCGGCCTGCCCGGCGGCTGGGGCACCTTCGAGGAGGTCTTCGAGGTGGTGACCTGGTCGCAGCTCAACTACCACAAAAAGCCCGTCGGCCTGCTCAACGTGAAGGGCTACTTCGACCACCTCGTTTCCTTCCTCGACCACGCGGCGACCGAGGGCTTCATCCGCCCGATCCACCGCCCCCTGCTCGCCTCGGCGAACGACATGGAGACGCTGCTCGATCGCCTCTCGAAGCTGCAAATTCCCGACATCGGTCGGTGGATCGAGCGGCCGTAG
- a CDS encoding ABC1 kinase family protein encodes MTDERKIPEGRLGRFVRLAGVGARTGASLLFSKSSPSEAAAQKAAEVLGTLRGLAAKAGQMASYVDGMVPEGQREAYETAMRGLRAAAPTSSPAAIRAVVEEDLRGPIDELFAEWEDKPFASASIGQVHRARLEDGREVAVKVQHPGIARAIESDLQNADALGGMVSVLGPKRLDPKAVLDELRARFTEELDYELEARRQGQFSALHAGDRMIRIPEVIAARSGRRVLTSEFMRGASLEEAALADEATRRTYAQTMWRFVFKGNLVAGMFNADPHPGNYMFQEDGSIVFLDFGCVQPIEGERLDLARQLHKAATLGDEAGFRRVSAKILLTEGGDYEKTALDYSRLLFEPIFASPYRITRKYAASLVEGVKDLKDIAIKGDNSFVPLPPGMLFMNRLQFGFYSVLARLDVEIDYRAVEAGFMQEAGLA; translated from the coding sequence ATGACGGACGAACGCAAGATCCCCGAGGGCCGGCTGGGCCGGTTCGTTCGGTTGGCGGGCGTGGGCGCGCGGACGGGGGCGAGCCTTTTGTTCTCGAAATCGTCGCCGAGCGAGGCCGCTGCGCAGAAAGCGGCGGAGGTGCTCGGCACGCTGCGCGGGCTCGCGGCGAAGGCCGGGCAGATGGCGAGCTACGTCGACGGGATGGTGCCCGAGGGCCAGCGCGAGGCTTACGAGACCGCGATGCGCGGCCTGCGCGCGGCGGCGCCCACCTCGTCGCCCGCGGCGATTCGCGCCGTCGTGGAGGAGGATCTCCGGGGGCCGATCGACGAGCTCTTCGCCGAATGGGAGGACAAACCTTTCGCGAGCGCCTCGATTGGCCAGGTGCACCGCGCGCGGCTCGAGGACGGCCGCGAGGTGGCCGTGAAGGTGCAGCACCCGGGGATCGCGAGGGCCATCGAGAGCGATCTGCAGAATGCGGACGCGCTCGGGGGCATGGTGAGCGTGCTCGGGCCGAAGCGGCTCGACCCGAAGGCGGTGCTCGACGAGCTGCGGGCGCGCTTCACCGAGGAGCTCGATTACGAGCTCGAGGCCAGGCGGCAGGGGCAGTTCTCCGCGCTTCACGCGGGCGATCGCATGATCCGCATCCCCGAGGTCATCGCGGCGCGCTCGGGCAGGCGCGTCCTGACGAGCGAATTCATGCGCGGCGCGTCGCTCGAGGAGGCGGCCCTCGCGGACGAGGCGACGCGGCGCACGTACGCGCAGACGATGTGGCGCTTCGTGTTCAAGGGCAACCTGGTGGCGGGGATGTTCAACGCCGACCCGCACCCGGGCAATTACATGTTCCAGGAGGACGGCTCCATCGTCTTCCTCGATTTCGGCTGCGTGCAGCCCATCGAGGGCGAGCGGCTCGACCTCGCCCGGCAGCTCCACAAGGCCGCGACGCTGGGCGACGAGGCGGGGTTCCGGAGGGTCTCGGCGAAGATCCTGCTCACGGAGGGCGGAGACTACGAGAAGACGGCGCTCGACTACTCGCGCCTGCTCTTCGAGCCGATCTTCGCCTCCCCGTACCGGATCACGCGCAAGTATGCGGCGAGCCTGGTGGAGGGCGTCAAGGACCTGAAGGACATCGCGATCAAGGGCGACAATTCCTTCGTGCCCCTGCCGCCGGGGATGCTGTTCATGAACCGATTGCAGTTCGGATTCTATTCGGTGCTGGCGCGGCTCGACGTGGAGATCGATTACCGGGCCGTGGAAGCCGGGTTCATGCAGGAGGCGGGGCTCGCTTAG
- a CDS encoding DUF6992 family protein yields the protein MRLLHAFAFALPLALAPTAARAEKPPAPVRAPAPPDPAAIAARERFLDEQKKAMTMLAGWAAASMASGAMLWATAEKDDYTRAVGIQTLAWGAVDGVIAGFGGFNAHRQSGLDKPVAHWEAEGKKMRRIFLVNAGLDVLYIATGAALMGFGKTDFVRGTGAGIALQGGFLLAFDTAFGLGAR from the coding sequence ATGCGCCTCCTCCACGCCTTTGCCTTTGCGCTCCCCCTCGCCCTCGCGCCCACCGCCGCGCGCGCCGAGAAGCCCCCTGCCCCGGTTCGCGCGCCCGCGCCCCCCGATCCCGCGGCGATCGCCGCGCGCGAGCGCTTTCTCGACGAGCAAAAGAAGGCCATGACCATGCTCGCAGGCTGGGCCGCTGCGAGCATGGCCTCGGGCGCCATGCTCTGGGCGACCGCCGAGAAAGACGATTATACCCGCGCCGTCGGCATCCAGACCCTCGCCTGGGGCGCCGTCGACGGCGTCATCGCGGGCTTCGGCGGGTTCAATGCGCACCGGCAGAGCGGGCTGGACAAACCCGTCGCGCACTGGGAGGCCGAGGGGAAGAAGATGCGTCGGATCTTCCTCGTCAACGCGGGGCTCGACGTCCTCTACATCGCCACGGGCGCCGCCCTCATGGGGTTTGGCAAGACCGACTTCGTGCGCGGCACGGGCGCGGGCATCGCGCTGCAGGGGGGATTCCTCCTCGCCTTCGACACGGCCTTCGGCCTCGGCGCGCGCTGA